GACCACCGTGTCCCGGTCCCGCGCCTTGACAATGGCCGCCTTTACGTTCGGGTGCACGGTGCACTCTTCGGCGCACACAAACCGGGTACCCATTTGCACGCCGACCGCCCCGAGGGCGAAGGCGGCCGCCATCCCACGCCCGTCGCCGATGCCGCCGGCGGCGATCACCGGGATGGATACGGCGTTTACCACCTGGGGCACCAGCGCCATGGTCGTGACTTCCCCTATATGCCCCCCGGACTCCATCCCTTCAGCGATCAGGGCATCGACGCCGGTGCGCTCCAGCCTTTTCGCCAGCGCCACCGACGCCACCACAGGGATGACGCGGGTCCCGGCCGCCTGCAGCGCCGGGACATGCTTCCCGGGGTTACCGGCGCCGGTAGTGACCACGGCTACGCGTTCCTCCAAAACGACGCGCAGTACGTCCTCGGCGAAAGGCGAGAGCAGCATGACATTTACGCCGAAGGGCTTGTCCGTTAGTGACTTCGCCAGGCGGATCTGTTCCCTCGCCCAATCCGGAGGGGCGTTGCCGGTCCCGATGATGCCCAGACCGCCCGCCTCGGAGACGGCGGCCGCCAGCCGTGCCTCGGAAACCCACGCCATGCCTCCTTGCAGGATGGGGTATTCGATGCCCAGCAACTCACACAGTCTGGTCCGGATCAAACCGGCCCCCTCCTTCCGTTCCTGTTTCTTTCCCCGTACCGGTCCATTCCATGGCTATGGCGGCCCAGGTCAGGCCGGCGCCGAAGGCGACCATTACCACCAGGTCACCCGGGCTGACGCGTCCGTCCCTGACGGCCTCCTCAAGGGCCAGGGGAATGGACGCGGCGGAGGTATTGCCGTAACGGTCGACATTGACCACGACCTGCTCCGGGGCGAGACCCAGACGCTTGGCGGCCGCCTCAATGATCCGTACGTTGGCCTGATGGGGGATCAGAATATCGAGCTCTCCTTCCGACCGTCCCGCCGCGGCCAGCACCTCCCGCGTCGCCTCGGGAATGACGCGCACGGCGAACTTGAAGACATCCCGGCCGTTCATCTGAAGGTAGTGCAACCCCCGTTCAACGCTCTCCAGGCTGGCCGGGAGCCGCGACCCGCCGGCGGGTAGCTGCAAAAGGCCGGCGCCCGCGCCGTCGGCGCCCAGCCGCGCCGCAAGGAGCCCTCCCCGGGCCACCGGGGCGACGACGGCCGCCCCGGCGCCGTCCCCAAAGAGGACACAAGTGCTGCGATCCTTCCAATTGGTGATGCGGGAAAGTGTTTCCGAACCGACGACCAGTACCCGGTCACAGGAGCCGGCAGCCACGAATTCCCGGGCTACCGCCAGGCCGTAGATGAAGCCCGAACAGCCGGCGGCCAGGTCGAAGGCCCCGGCCCGTTTCGCCCCGAGGCGGTCCTGGGTCAGGCAGGCGGTCGCCGGGAAAATGGTGTCGGGGGTAGCGGTCGCGACGATAACGAGATCGATATCCGCCGCCGCGAGCCCGGCGTCCGCAAGGGCCCGCCGGGCGGCCTCCAGACCGAGGTCCGAGGTCGCCTCATCGGGGGCCGCGATACGCCTCTCGACGATGCCGGTCCGTTCCCGGATCCACTCGTCGCTGGTATCCACCATCCGTTCCAGGTCGTGGTTGGTCAATACGCGTGCCGGGGCGTATGTCCCCAGGCCGATAATCCCCGCGCGCCGCACCTCAGGCATGGGCGTTGATCGCCCCCTCAGCCTCGATATCGGCCAGCCCGGCGGCGATGGCACTGACCAGTCCGTTCTCGGCGGCCTCCTTGGCGACCCGGACGGCGTTGGTAATCGCCTTCGCCCGTGAACTGCCATGGGCGACGATGGCTACACCGTTCACCCCCAGGAGGGGAACGCCGCCGTACTCATTGTAGTCAAACTGCTGCCGCAATTCCTTTAGCGTCGTCAGAGCGGCAAGGGTCGTGACCTTGGCCAGCAGGTTTTTTTCAACGTGCCTCTGTAGAAAACGTTCCAGGAACATGGCCAGACCCTCACCGGTCTTCAGGACCACGTTCCCGATAAAGCCGTCACAGACCACGACATCGACACCGCCGTGGAAGAAATCCCG
This sequence is a window from Thermoanaerobacterales bacterium. Protein-coding genes within it:
- a CDS encoding beta-ketoacyl-ACP synthase III, with translation MPEVRRAGIIGLGTYAPARVLTNHDLERMVDTSDEWIRERTGIVERRIAAPDEATSDLGLEAARRALADAGLAAADIDLVIVATATPDTIFPATACLTQDRLGAKRAGAFDLAAGCSGFIYGLAVAREFVAAGSCDRVLVVGSETLSRITNWKDRSTCVLFGDGAGAAVVAPVARGGLLAARLGADGAGAGLLQLPAGGSRLPASLESVERGLHYLQMNGRDVFKFAVRVIPEATREVLAAAGRSEGELDILIPHQANVRIIEAAAKRLGLAPEQVVVNVDRYGNTSAASIPLALEEAVRDGRVSPGDLVVMVAFGAGLTWAAIAMEWTGTGKETGTEGGGRFDPDQTV
- the fabK gene encoding enoyl-[acyl-carrier-protein] reductase FabK; amino-acid sequence: MIRTRLCELLGIEYPILQGGMAWVSEARLAAAVSEAGGLGIIGTGNAPPDWAREQIRLAKSLTDKPFGVNVMLLSPFAEDVLRVVLEERVAVVTTGAGNPGKHVPALQAAGTRVIPVVASVALAKRLERTGVDALIAEGMESGGHIGEVTTMALVPQVVNAVSIPVIAAGGIGDGRGMAAAFALGAVGVQMGTRFVCAEECTVHPNVKAAIVKARDRDTVVTGRPTGHPVRCLYNKLTRQFEALEASCAPPEELEKLGTGRLRAAMVEGDVEYGSVMSGQIAGLVTEVKPAKDIIRDIIAEAAEVMRRLGRYGGEER